A stretch of Fusobacterium massiliense DNA encodes these proteins:
- a CDS encoding membrane lipoprotein lipid attachment site-containing protein: MKKLIFLFVVIFILTSCTSIKVWNNYYPITIGQNEKIINETIELHGNVQNNSDLNSYLDYISLFERKETTNKGIKFLEPEIIIEGEQKYKIKNQEKSSNLEILSQGIKINSDTFTIYIGKIQLENGKRINIPPFKFKRYVQVYSINEILDTLNQDTKKLLFNGTIDEYRKWKKKNMK, translated from the coding sequence ATGAAAAAATTAATATTTTTATTTGTTGTAATTTTTATATTAACAAGTTGTACATCTATTAAAGTTTGGAACAATTATTATCCAATTACAATAGGTCAAAATGAAAAAATAATTAATGAAACAATAGAACTTCATGGAAATGTACAAAATAATTCTGATTTAAACTCATATTTAGATTATATTTCATTATTTGAAAGAAAAGAGACAACTAATAAAGGAATAAAATTTTTAGAACCAGAAATTATAATAGAAGGAGAGCAAAAATATAAAATAAAAAATCAAGAAAAAAGCAGTAATTTAGAAATATTAAGTCAGGGAATAAAAATAAATAGTGATACATTTACTATTTATATAGGAAAAATTCAATTAGAAAATGGAAAAAGAATTAATATACCTCCATTTAAATTTAAAAGATATGTACAAGTATATAGTATAAATGAAATTTTAGATACCTTAAATCAAGATACAAAAAAATTATTATTTAATGGAACAATAGATGAATATAGAAAGTGGAAAAAGAAAAATATGAAATAA
- a CDS encoding PrpR N-terminal domain-containing protein, with translation MKEKIAFLVSGKKIVENIKKYLDDDEILVVETSLNNSVEEAKKIVENGVKIILTKLAIKMKIEEEIDVPILCVENNISDYIELLSEINIKNKKVAFVDYIEYPASLISLSKMISENIVFKNFSSEEECEKIVEDLKRKNYEILIGNVLTQRYANKYGLLSCEVSISEDSVQMYIELARQMLESLEIQSLKRKVLSNIENLINNYLETEGKLERNVLDKVQMNDVERDKLIDGLKKNGFSLTKTAESLGMSRTTLWRKLKKFNITIE, from the coding sequence ATGAAAGAGAAAATAGCTTTTTTAGTTTCTGGTAAAAAGATAGTAGAAAATATAAAAAAATATTTAGATGATGATGAAATTTTAGTAGTTGAAACATCTTTGAATAACTCTGTTGAAGAAGCAAAAAAAATAGTTGAAAATGGAGTGAAAATTATTTTAACAAAATTAGCAATAAAAATGAAAATTGAAGAAGAGATAGATGTTCCAATATTATGTGTAGAGAATAATATTTCAGATTATATAGAGCTTTTAAGCGAAATAAATATAAAAAATAAAAAGGTGGCTTTTGTAGATTATATTGAATATCCAGCAAGTCTTATATCATTATCAAAAATGATTTCAGAAAATATAGTTTTTAAAAATTTTTCTAGTGAAGAAGAATGTGAAAAAATAGTAGAAGATTTAAAAAGAAAAAATTATGAAATTTTAATAGGAAATGTACTTACTCAAAGATATGCAAATAAATATGGATTACTATCATGTGAGGTTTCAATATCCGAAGATTCAGTTCAAATGTATATAGAGTTAGCACGACAAATGCTTGAGAGTCTGGAAATTCAAAGCTTAAAAAGAAAAGTTTTATCAAATATAGAAAATCTAATTAATAATTACCTTGAAACTGAAGGTAAATTAGAAAGAAATGTTTTGGATAAAGTTCAAATGAACGATGTTGAAAGGGATAAATTGATAGATGGATTAAAGAAAAATGGATTTTCTCTAACTAAAACGGCAGAAAGTTTAGGGATGAGTAGAACAACATTGTGGAGAAAATTGAAAAAATTTAATATAACAATAGAGTAA
- the ybaK gene encoding Cys-tRNA(Pro) deacylase, whose protein sequence is MKKTNAIRELETHKIEHSVREYEVDENNLDAVSVALKTNEDITRVFKTLVLLNEKKEMIVACIPGMEKLDLKKLAKISGSKKLEMVHVKDLLSLTGYVRGGCSPIGIKKKHKAYIHESALDNNKILVSGGMRGLQIEIESKILIDYLKLVVADIIENIEII, encoded by the coding sequence ATGAAAAAGACAAATGCAATCAGAGAGTTGGAAACACACAAGATAGAGCATAGTGTTAGAGAATATGAAGTAGATGAAAATAATTTAGATGCTGTGAGTGTGGCATTAAAAACAAATGAAGATATAACTAGAGTTTTTAAGACTTTAGTTCTATTAAATGAAAAAAAAGAAATGATAGTTGCTTGCATACCAGGAATGGAAAAACTAGACTTAAAAAAATTAGCAAAAATTTCTGGGAGCAAAAAATTAGAAATGGTTCATGTAAAAGATTTACTAAGTTTAACTGGTTATGTTAGAGGGGGGTGTTCTCCTATTGGAATAAAAAAGAAACATAAAGCCTACATTCATGAAAGTGCTTTAGACAATAATAAGATATTGGTAAGTGGTGGAATGAGAGGTCTTCAAATAGAAATTGAATCTAAAATATTAATAGATTATTTAAAGTTAGTCGTAGCAGATATTATAGAAAATATAGAAATTATATAA
- a CDS encoding RluA family pseudouridine synthase: MENIKEIFEFEVDENFEGFRLDKYLAEQIEEATRSYIEKLINEGFAKINSKVITKSGKKIKTKERIELSIPEDEDIDIEPENIELDVVYENEDFIVINKKYGMVVHPAYGNHNGTLVNALLYYAKNNLSSLNGHMRPGIIHRLDKDTSGLIIVAKNNIAHAKLASMFIDKTIHKTYLCIVKGNFSEENLTGRIENLIGRDSKNRKKMAIVEKNGKIAISNYKVVEQVQGYSLVEVAIETGRTHQIRVHMKSLNHPILGDSVYGSADKNAKRQMLHAYKLDFLNPLDNKNYSFKGKLFDDFIEIAEKLKFNIQRYVVEN, from the coding sequence ATGGAAAATATAAAAGAAATTTTTGAATTTGAAGTAGATGAAAATTTTGAAGGCTTTAGATTAGATAAATACTTAGCAGAACAGATTGAGGAAGCCACAAGATCTTATATAGAAAAACTTATAAATGAAGGTTTTGCAAAGATTAATTCCAAGGTTATAACTAAAAGTGGGAAAAAGATAAAAACGAAAGAGAGAATTGAACTTTCCATTCCTGAAGATGAAGATATAGATATTGAACCAGAAAATATTGAGTTAGATGTAGTCTATGAAAATGAAGATTTTATAGTAATAAATAAAAAATATGGAATGGTTGTACACCCAGCTTATGGGAATCACAATGGAACTCTTGTAAATGCTTTACTTTATTATGCAAAAAATAATTTATCTTCTTTAAATGGGCATATGAGACCGGGTATTATTCATAGATTGGATAAGGATACCAGTGGACTTATAATAGTTGCAAAAAACAATATAGCCCATGCAAAACTAGCTTCTATGTTTATAGATAAAACTATACATAAAACTTATCTTTGTATCGTTAAAGGAAATTTTTCTGAAGAAAATCTTACAGGAAGAATAGAGAATTTAATAGGAAGAGATAGTAAAAATAGAAAAAAAATGGCAATTGTTGAAAAAAATGGCAAAATTGCAATTTCAAATTATAAAGTTGTGGAACAGGTACAGGGATATTCCTTAGTAGAAGTTGCTATAGAAACTGGAAGAACTCATCAAATAAGAGTTCATATGAAAAGTTTAAATCACCCTATACTAGGAGATTCTGTTTATGGAAGTGCAGATAAAAATGCTAAAAGACAGATGTTACATGCATACAAACTTGACTTTTTAAATCCTTTAGATAATAAGAATTATAGCTTTAAAGGAAAGTTATTTGATGATTTTATTGAAATAGCTGAGAAATTAAAATTTAATATACAGAGATATGTTGTAGAAAACTAA
- a CDS encoding ribonuclease HII, whose product MDNPLYLFDLEYKNVIGVDEAGRGPLAGPVVAAAVFLKDYSEELDEINDSKKLTEKKREKLFEIIQKHFYVAVGISNVDEIDKINILNADFLAMRKAIEELKKEINKSNAYTVLVDGNLKIKEYHDMQNPIVKGDSKSLSIAAASIIAKVTRDRIMIELGSIYPDYKFEKHKGYGTKAHIEAIKKFGVIKDVHRKTFLTKIL is encoded by the coding sequence ATGGATAATCCATTATATTTATTTGACTTAGAATATAAAAATGTTATAGGAGTAGATGAGGCTGGGAGAGGACCACTGGCTGGACCTGTTGTAGCAGCTGCAGTATTTTTAAAGGATTATTCAGAGGAATTAGATGAAATAAATGATTCAAAAAAGTTAACAGAAAAAAAAAGAGAAAAGTTATTTGAGATAATACAAAAACATTTCTATGTAGCAGTTGGAATATCTAATGTTGATGAGATAGATAAGATTAATATATTAAATGCAGATTTTTTAGCAATGAGAAAAGCTATAGAAGAATTAAAAAAAGAGATAAACAAAAGCAATGCCTATACTGTTTTAGTTGATGGAAACCTTAAAATAAAAGAGTATCATGATATGCAAAATCCAATAGTAAAAGGAGATAGTAAAAGCCTATCTATAGCAGCAGCATCTATTATTGCTAAAGTAACAAGAGATAGAATTATGATAGAGTTAGGAAGTATTTATCCGGATTATAAATTTGAAAAACATAAGGGCTATGGTACAAAAGCTCATATAGAAGCAATTAAAAAATTTGGAGTTATTAAAGATGTTCATAGGAAAACATTTTTAACAAAAATACTATGA
- a CDS encoding YraN family protein — MNKREVGDKYEDKSVEILKNSGYEILDRNYQNRYGEIDIIAKKENYIVFIEVKYRKNKVYGYGYEAVDKKKITKIFRLAELYLQSKEYNNYFIRIDCMSYLGDELDWIKNITWGDEIGI; from the coding sequence ATGAATAAAAGAGAAGTAGGGGATAAATACGAAGATAAAAGTGTTGAAATTCTCAAAAATAGTGGATATGAGATATTAGATAGAAATTATCAAAATAGATATGGTGAAATTGATATAATTGCTAAAAAAGAAAATTATATTGTATTTATTGAAGTAAAGTATAGAAAAAACAAAGTTTATGGTTATGGCTATGAAGCTGTGGATAAGAAAAAGATTACAAAAATATTTAGACTAGCTGAATTATATTTACAGTCAAAAGAATATAATAATTATTTCATTAGAATAGATTGTATGAGCTATTTGGGTGATGAGCTAGATTGGATAAAGAATATTACATGGGGTGATGAAATTGGAATTTAG
- a CDS encoding zinc ribbon domain-containing protein: MKLEFSCPKCRCRKCDEKSIILPEKRKNKIKIELNVYYAKTCLNCGYTEFYSAKVVDEDSIKKECDADVKLEGSF, encoded by the coding sequence ATGAAATTGGAATTTAGTTGTCCTAAATGTAGATGTAGAAAATGTGATGAGAAAAGTATTATCTTACCGGAAAAAAGAAAAAATAAAATAAAAATAGAACTCAATGTATATTATGCTAAAACTTGTTTAAACTGTGGATATACAGAATTTTATTCGGCAAAAGTTGTTGATGAAGATAGTATAAAAAAAGAGTGTGATGCTGATGTTAAGTTGGAGGGAAGTTTTTAA
- a CDS encoding ComF family protein, with translation MLSWREVFKKVLRYIFFDNNCSYCHKELDRDGYICYTCLKKLKENSSLKNKDNFFYVYIYDKAIRQIISDYKLRNRKTMVNDLAYLIEKPLKELIEKENIDVVIPVPVSKNRELERGFNQIDYLLSTLQITYKKIERVKDTKHMYSLDSYKKREKNIKNAFKIELNLKNKKILIVDDIVTSGATINEISKEIKSNNEGVEIVIFSIAISKHFI, from the coding sequence ATGTTAAGTTGGAGGGAAGTTTTTAAAAAAGTATTAAGATATATATTTTTTGATAATAACTGTTCTTATTGTCATAAAGAATTAGACAGAGATGGGTATATCTGTTATACTTGTTTAAAAAAATTAAAAGAAAATTCAAGCTTGAAAAATAAAGACAACTTTTTCTATGTTTATATCTACGATAAAGCAATAAGACAAATTATATCTGATTATAAATTAAGAAATAGAAAAACGATGGTAAATGATTTAGCATACTTAATAGAGAAACCATTAAAAGAATTAATAGAAAAAGAAAATATAGATGTTGTAATTCCAGTACCAGTAAGTAAAAATAGGGAATTAGAAAGAGGTTTTAATCAAATAGATTATCTTTTATCTACTCTTCAAATAACTTATAAAAAAATAGAGAGAGTTAAAGATACTAAGCATATGTATTCTTTGGATAGCTATAAAAAGAGAGAAAAAAATATAAAAAATGCTTTTAAAATAGAATTAAATTTGAAAAATAAGAAAATTTTAATAGTAGATGATATTGTAACTAGTGGAGCTACAATTAATGAAATAAGTAAGGAAATAAAAAGTAATAATGAGGGGGTTGAGATAGTTATATTTTCAATAGCTATATCAAAACACTTTATTTAA
- a CDS encoding chemotaxis protein, with protein sequence MDIYIDNEKTRLGKRTKDFEKILKSINKTLEKKEKIIKSISINGTLLYDGVVIDMTKDNNIIEVETKSYVDLTLESLENLKEYTKTFFEVKNNLQELLEENEEISMLDIEETNAFLVWFADLIYLLTETYTFPFSDLEEILFTVREEVEVLLELKEKNDYIGYVLNLDICISDILKSFCENIDYYKNTILEEEENKKILF encoded by the coding sequence ATGGATATTTATATAGATAATGAAAAAACTAGATTAGGAAAACGGACTAAAGATTTTGAAAAAATATTAAAATCTATAAATAAAACTCTAGAGAAAAAAGAAAAAATAATAAAAAGTATTTCAATAAATGGAACTTTGTTGTATGATGGTGTAGTCATAGATATGACTAAAGATAATAATATAATAGAAGTAGAAACAAAGTCATATGTAGATTTAACATTGGAATCACTTGAAAATTTGAAAGAATATACAAAAACATTTTTTGAAGTAAAAAATAATTTGCAAGAATTATTAGAAGAAAATGAAGAAATCTCAATGCTTGACATAGAAGAAACAAATGCTTTTTTAGTTTGGTTTGCAGACTTAATTTATTTATTAACTGAAACTTATACTTTTCCTTTTTCAGATTTAGAAGAAATTTTATTCACTGTTAGGGAAGAAGTAGAAGTATTGTTAGAGCTAAAAGAAAAAAACGATTATATTGGCTATGTTTTAAATTTAGATATTTGTATTTCAGATATTTTGAAGAGTTTTTGTGAAAATATAGATTACTATAAAAATACTATATTAGAAGAAGAAGAAAATAAAAAAATATTGTTTTAA
- the tpiA gene encoding triose-phosphate isomerase, with amino-acid sequence MRKTVIAGNWKMYKTNKEAVEVLTQLKDLTKDVSTVDIVIGAPFTCLSDAVKAVKGSNVKIAAENVYPKEEGAYTGEVSPKMLKDIGVEYVILGHSERREYFGETDEFINQKVKAVLEYGMTPIFCIGEKLEDRESGKTLDVNTRQIKGGLAGLSQEEAKKVIVAYEPVWAIGTGKTATPEMAQETHKEIRNVLAEMFGKDVAEEITIQYGGSMKPENAKDLLSQADIDGGLVGGASLKADSFFEIIKAGK; translated from the coding sequence ATGAGAAAAACTGTTATAGCTGGAAACTGGAAAATGTATAAAACTAATAAAGAGGCTGTTGAAGTATTAACACAATTAAAAGATTTAACAAAAGATGTGAGCACTGTGGATATAGTAATAGGAGCACCTTTTACTTGCTTATCTGATGCAGTTAAAGCTGTTAAAGGATCAAATGTAAAAATTGCTGCTGAAAATGTTTATCCTAAAGAAGAAGGAGCTTATACAGGAGAAGTTTCTCCTAAAATGTTAAAAGATATTGGTGTTGAATATGTAATATTAGGACACTCAGAAAGAAGAGAATATTTTGGGGAAACTGATGAATTTATCAATCAAAAAGTAAAAGCTGTACTTGAGTATGGAATGACTCCAATTTTTTGTATAGGAGAAAAATTAGAAGATAGAGAAAGTGGAAAAACTTTAGATGTTAATACAAGACAAATTAAGGGAGGGCTTGCAGGTCTTAGTCAAGAAGAAGCTAAAAAAGTGATAGTTGCTTATGAACCAGTATGGGCAATAGGAACAGGAAAGACTGCAACTCCAGAAATGGCACAAGAAACTCATAAAGAAATTAGAAATGTATTAGCAGAAATGTTTGGTAAAGATGTTGCTGAAGAAATAACTATCCAATACGGAGGATCTATGAAACCAGAAAATGCAAAAGACTTATTGAGTCAAGCTGATATAGATGGAGGACTTGTTGGAGGGGCATCTTTAAAAGCAGATTCTTTCTTTGAAATAATAAAAGCAGGAAAATAA
- the ychF gene encoding redox-regulated ATPase YchF — MIGIGIVGLPNVGKSTLFNAITKAGAAEAANYPFCTIEPNVGMVTVPDERLNELAKIINPERIVPATVEFVDIAGLVKGASKGEGLGNKFLSNIRATSAICQVVRCFDDENVIHVSGTVDPLSDIEVINTELIFADIETVDKAIEKHEKLARNKIKESVELMTVLPKAKKHLEEFKLLKTLDLTDDEKQILKNYQLLTLKPMIFAANVAEDDLANGNKYVDLVKEYAEKIGSEVVIVSAKVEAELQEMDEESKKEFLETLGVKEAGLNRLIRAGFKLLGLQTYFTAGVKEVRAWTIRIGDTAPKAAGEIHSDFEKGFIRAKVVSYDNFIKNSGWKLSQENGVLRLEGKDYIVQDGDLMEFLFNV, encoded by the coding sequence ATGATAGGTATCGGAATTGTAGGTCTACCAAATGTTGGAAAGTCTACTTTATTTAATGCTATAACTAAGGCAGGAGCAGCAGAAGCAGCTAACTATCCTTTTTGTACGATAGAGCCAAATGTAGGAATGGTAACTGTTCCTGATGAAAGATTAAATGAACTTGCAAAAATTATAAATCCAGAAAGAATAGTCCCAGCAACTGTTGAATTTGTAGACATAGCTGGATTAGTAAAAGGAGCTTCAAAAGGGGAAGGTCTTGGAAATAAATTTTTATCAAATATAAGAGCCACTTCTGCTATATGTCAAGTTGTAAGATGTTTTGATGATGAAAATGTAATTCATGTAAGTGGGACAGTAGATCCTTTAAGTGATATAGAAGTAATAAATACAGAGTTAATTTTTGCTGACATAGAAACTGTCGATAAAGCTATAGAAAAACATGAGAAGTTAGCAAGAAATAAAATTAAAGAATCTGTTGAATTGATGACTGTATTACCTAAAGCTAAAAAGCATTTGGAAGAGTTTAAACTTTTAAAAACTTTAGATTTAACAGATGATGAAAAACAAATTTTAAAGAATTATCAATTATTAACTTTAAAGCCCATGATATTTGCTGCCAATGTTGCTGAAGATGACTTAGCAAATGGAAATAAGTATGTAGATTTAGTTAAAGAATATGCAGAAAAAATAGGTTCAGAAGTTGTTATAGTTTCGGCAAAAGTTGAAGCTGAATTACAAGAGATGGACGAAGAAAGTAAAAAAGAATTTCTAGAAACTTTAGGAGTTAAAGAAGCTGGACTGAATAGACTTATAAGAGCAGGATTTAAATTGCTAGGGCTACAAACATATTTTACGGCAGGTGTAAAAGAAGTTAGAGCTTGGACTATAAGAATTGGAGATACAGCTCCTAAAGCTGCTGGAGAAATTCACTCAGACTTTGAAAAAGGTTTCATAAGAGCCAAAGTTGTATCTTATGATAATTTTATTAAAAATTCTGGTTGGAAACTATCTCAAGAAAATGGAGTTTTAAGACTAGAGGGAAAAGACTATATAGTTCAAGATGGAGATTTAATGGAATTTTTATTTAACGTGTAA
- the rpmF gene encoding 50S ribosomal protein L32 yields the protein MAVPKKKTSKAKKNMRRSHHALTSIGLVTCEKCGAPKRQHRVCLECGDYKGSQVLETAE from the coding sequence ATGGCAGTACCTAAGAAAAAGACTTCTAAAGCTAAAAAAAATATGAGAAGATCTCATCATGCATTAACTTCAATTGGTTTAGTAACATGTGAAAAATGTGGAGCTCCTAAAAGACAACATAGAGTTTGTTTAGAATGTGGAGATTACAAAGGAAGCCAAGTTTTAGAAACAGCTGAATAA